The following coding sequences lie in one Helicoverpa zea isolate HzStark_Cry1AcR chromosome 2, ilHelZeax1.1, whole genome shotgun sequence genomic window:
- the LOC124643896 gene encoding protein obstructor-E-like, whose protein sequence is MKVFIVLTAVTALASAQFKCPNKDGQYEDPTQCDKFYECVDGVATTKLCPDGLVFDPTIRKINKCDQPFNVDCGDRTELQPAKPNSQCPRRNGFFAHPDPSVCNIFFNCIEGEATEVKCTAGLHFDEYSGTCVWPDSAGRQGCQEQEKKTKDGFQCPVQQQVDAQGQAVAHPKFPHPTDCQRFYVCLNGVEPRDLGCQTGEVYNEESQKCDAPENVRGCEDWYKDSEEAPAPKARS, encoded by the exons GTGCACAATTTAAATGTCCCAACAAGGACGGACAATATGAGGACCCTACTCAGTGCGACAAGTTCTACGAGTGCGTCGACGGCGTGGCCACCACCAAGCTGTGTCCCGACGGCCTCGTGTTCGACCCCACTATCAGGAAGATCAACAAGTGTGACCAGCCCTTCAATGTAGACTGTGGTGATAGGACTGAGCTGC AACCCGCCAAGCCCAACAGCCAGTGCCCCCGCCGCAACGGTTTCTTCGCTCACCCCGACCCCTCCGTGTGCAACATCTTCTTCAACTGCATCGAGGGTGAAGCCACTGAGGTCAAGTGCACCGCTGGTCTGCACTTCGATGAGTACTCCGGCACCTGCGTGTGGCCTGACTCTGCTGGCAGGCAAGGATGCCAAGAGCAGGAGA AGAAGACCAAGGACGGTTTCCAATGCCCCGTCCAGCAGCAAGTAGACGCTCAAGGCCAGGCCGTCGCCCACCCCAAGTTCCCCCACCCTACCGACTGCCAGAGGTTCTACGTGTGCCTGAACGGCGTGGAGCCCCGTGACCTTGGCTGCCAGACCGGAGAGGTCTACAATGAGGAGTCGCAGAAGTGTGACGCGCCTGAGAACGTGCGCGGATG CGAGGACTGGTACAAGGACTCCGAGGAAGCGCCCGCACCCAAAGCGAGATCTTAA